A genome region from Glycine max cultivar Williams 82 chromosome 5, Glycine_max_v4.0, whole genome shotgun sequence includes the following:
- the LOC106798860 gene encoding uncharacterized protein, translating into MLTNQISRIADFFGAPPIQQPPIRQIQIQAPVQEIQMPNNPGMQMAQAPQPVARIEPPAQQVEPNPGIVLVNRNQNADEVIGNVQQNRFDRQNNLAQMVETILVQNGLNLGLHRPNFVSPLSEYVLQTELPRGVKIPKFTKFAGETNESTVEHVARYLVEAGDLANNENLRMKYFPNSLTKNAFTWFTTLPPHSIHNWNQLEGFSMSNSIWDSLR; encoded by the coding sequence ATGTTAACAAATCAAATAAGTCGAATTGCTGACTTTTTTGGGGCACCACCCATACAGCAACCACCAATTCGACAGATCCAAATACAGGCGCCTGTCCAAGAGATACAGATGCCTAACAACCCAGGGATGCAAATGGCTCAAGCACCACAACCAGTGGCACGCATAGAGCCACCAGCCCAACAGGTCGAACCAAACCCTGGTATAGTATTGGTAAATAGAAACCAAAATGCTGATGAAGTAATAGGGAATGTTCAACAAAACCGTTTCGATAGGCAGAATAACCTGGCCCAAATGGTCGAAACAATTCTAGTACAGAATGGTTTGAACTTGGGCTTACACAGGCCCAATTTTGTGTCTCCATTATCTGAATATGTGTTACAGACagaattaccaaggggtgtgaaAATCCCTAAGTTTACTAAGTTTGCAGGAGAGACAAATGAGTCCACTGTCGAACACGTTGCTAGATATTTGGTCGAGGCAGGGGACTTggctaataatgaaaatttaagaatgaaataTTTCCCTAATTCCTTAACTAAAAATGCTTTCACATGGTTTACAACCCTTCCTCCTCATTCCATACATAATTGGAACCAATTGGAAGGATTTTCCATGAGCAATTCTATATGGGACAGTCTAAGATAA